The following proteins are co-located in the Sphingobium sp. Z007 genome:
- a CDS encoding PRTRC system protein A — protein MTILADDPTAAAILAEVPCYPMPPSGRSPALDTVRASRTGHCLAIGSDGAVLIVRRPWLELDVPVTPPIPAYLPYGSAGKRRANLRCGLIPRDLLDRILDHFRAGLPNEAAAFVIWDEDSRQFSLHLPQIEEATPSRLVYRPPVLQSNQHLVCDIHSHAHGPAFFSATDDRDDAHTTKISLVIGRLSHADGPDFASRLCAGGMFLAVPRSPFSGDDNAT, from the coding sequence ATGACCATCCTCGCCGACGACCCGACCGCCGCCGCGATCCTCGCCGAGGTGCCCTGCTATCCGATGCCCCCGAGCGGCCGCTCGCCTGCGCTGGATACCGTGCGTGCCTCCCGGACGGGGCACTGCCTCGCCATCGGTTCTGACGGCGCCGTCCTCATCGTTCGACGTCCTTGGCTCGAACTCGATGTCCCCGTCACGCCGCCCATTCCGGCCTATCTGCCATACGGAAGTGCGGGCAAACGGCGCGCGAATCTTCGCTGTGGCCTGATACCGCGAGACCTCCTTGATCGGATCCTCGATCACTTCCGCGCGGGGCTGCCCAACGAAGCCGCGGCCTTCGTCATCTGGGACGAGGATTCCCGGCAATTCTCACTACACTTGCCCCAGATCGAAGAGGCGACCCCCTCGCGGCTCGTCTATCGCCCCCCGGTCCTGCAGTCGAACCAGCACTTGGTCTGCGACATCCACAGCCATGCGCATGGCCCAGCCTTCTTCAGCGCCACCGACGACCGCGATGACGCCCACACGACGAAAATATCGCTCGTGATCGGCCGGCTCAGCCATGCCGACGGTCCCGACTTCGCGTCGCGATTGTGCGCCGGTGGCATGTTCCTGGCCGTGCCGCGCAGCCCCTTTTCAGGAGACGACAATGCAACCTGA
- a CDS encoding thermonuclease family protein codes for MRPILMVSLAVVSCSASPAPADRQEFEARARALDGDTLAVDFRLLGVDAFERRQLCERASSCWPCGKAAQDFAANALRAKTATIQLTPSSTYGRPVAVVTTDGKDLGERLIRAGLALPEPQYLGNDHARAARYSVAFEQAKADRAGAYAGRWIDPARWRRGERLQCER; via the coding sequence ATGCGACCGATCCTGATGGTCTCGCTGGCCGTCGTCTCATGCAGCGCGTCACCCGCTCCGGCCGATCGCCAGGAGTTCGAGGCGAGGGCCCGCGCGCTTGACGGGGATACCTTGGCCGTCGATTTCAGATTGCTCGGGGTCGATGCGTTCGAGCGCCGACAGCTCTGCGAGCGCGCGAGCAGCTGCTGGCCTTGCGGAAAGGCAGCCCAGGACTTCGCCGCGAACGCCTTGCGTGCGAAAACAGCCACGATCCAGCTTACTCCGAGCAGCACCTATGGCCGCCCTGTTGCCGTGGTGACGACCGATGGAAAGGATCTAGGCGAGCGCCTGATCCGAGCGGGCCTCGCACTTCCCGAGCCGCAATATCTGGGCAACGATCACGCTCGCGCGGCCCGGTACAGCGTCGCTTTCGAACAGGCGAAGGCCGACAGGGCAGGGGCCTATGCCGGCCGCTGGATTGACCCCGCTCGCTGGCGACGAGGCGAGCGACTGCAGTGCGAGCGCTGA
- a CDS encoding PRTRC system protein C, whose amino-acid sequence MQINQLTRAFRYDGIDLPIPPHLASDLQGLRAYHSTLYPAILNAELVDAGVTGGVHVTEYRRAVGTKG is encoded by the coding sequence ATGCAGATCAACCAGCTGACACGCGCCTTTCGATACGACGGCATCGATCTTCCGATACCGCCGCATCTCGCCAGCGACCTTCAGGGTCTGCGCGCCTATCACTCCACCCTCTATCCGGCGATCCTCAACGCCGAACTGGTCGATGCCGGCGTCACCGGCGGCGTCCACGTCACCGAATATCGCCGCGCTGTCGGCACGAAGGGCTGA
- a CDS encoding PRTRC system ThiF family protein, whose translation MQPEPPHRHYLPAGFDNRAIKIVLVGCGGNGAQMLMGLASLDTALRAISSRLLAVTVIDDDTVSEANLGRQPFYRCDLGNSKARTLTERINLAHGLTWEAVHGRAPAAFDITGADILISCVDTASARRALGAALDDGSKKPTYWMDLGNRASDGQYLIGRPRRENCDDRQRLPTVLESFPEIADVSQGEDNAPSCSVAEALERQSLFLNRVLASHALALLFDLIGRGSIGHAGAFINLASGQCVAIPLPATDRSIGNRQSAPELGQDDAGPLAGALR comes from the coding sequence ATGCAACCTGAACCCCCGCATCGCCACTATCTTCCCGCTGGCTTCGATAATCGCGCGATCAAGATCGTCCTTGTCGGTTGCGGTGGGAACGGGGCGCAGATGCTCATGGGACTCGCGTCGCTCGACACGGCCCTTCGCGCGATCTCCTCGCGGTTGCTCGCCGTCACGGTGATCGACGACGATACCGTCAGCGAGGCCAATCTGGGCCGGCAGCCATTCTACCGGTGTGATCTCGGCAACTCGAAAGCCCGTACGCTCACCGAGAGGATCAACCTCGCGCATGGCCTCACCTGGGAAGCCGTTCACGGCCGTGCGCCGGCTGCGTTCGACATCACGGGCGCCGATATCCTCATCAGCTGCGTCGACACCGCCTCGGCCCGTCGCGCGCTTGGCGCCGCGCTGGATGATGGCTCCAAGAAGCCGACCTACTGGATGGATCTCGGCAACCGCGCGAGCGACGGACAATATCTGATCGGCCGGCCGCGACGGGAAAATTGTGACGACCGACAGCGCCTGCCGACCGTCCTCGAATCTTTCCCGGAAATCGCCGATGTGAGCCAGGGCGAGGACAACGCCCCCTCCTGTTCGGTCGCCGAGGCTCTCGAACGGCAATCCCTCTTCCTGAACCGGGTTTTGGCAAGCCACGCGCTCGCCCTCCTTTTTGACCTGATCGGCCGCGGGTCCATCGGCCACGCTGGGGCCTTCATCAACCTGGCCAGCGGACAATGCGTGGCGATTCCGCTGCCAGCGACCGATAGATCGATCGGCAATCGCCAATCCGCTCCTGAGTTGGGCCAGGACGATGCGGGCCCATTGGCGGGAGCCCTGCGATGA
- a CDS encoding PRTRC system protein E, producing the protein MLITNLLPLLGRYSLGFDLVAGPDDTVTLTIIPRNVEGKTHSLEKGETRPISITANASEIDAELAKGTDGALGQLISTRKTLADQISEQREAAEAARAASAEAAKAKPAAPTPKPPASTSPSTTPAAGALPADAKSDEPTSLW; encoded by the coding sequence ATGCTGATCACCAACCTGCTGCCGCTGCTCGGCCGCTACTCGCTCGGCTTCGACCTCGTCGCCGGTCCCGACGATACGGTCACCCTCACGATCATTCCCCGGAATGTCGAAGGCAAAACCCATAGCCTCGAAAAGGGTGAGACCCGACCGATCTCGATTACCGCGAACGCTTCTGAGATCGATGCCGAACTCGCTAAAGGCACCGACGGCGCGCTTGGCCAGCTCATCAGCACGCGCAAGACGCTTGCCGACCAGATCTCCGAACAGCGAGAGGCCGCCGAGGCCGCGCGCGCGGCGTCCGCCGAGGCCGCCAAGGCGAAGCCCGCAGCTCCGACACCGAAGCCGCCCGCATCCACCAGCCCGTCGACGACGCCAGCGGCCGGCGCGCTCCCGGCCGACGCCAAATCGGATGAGCCGACAAGTCTGTGGTGA
- a CDS encoding PRTRC system ParB family protein has translation MTAPHPTGGTMLSLARIAPGYNPRRYFDQRKHDELVASFRLRGMLQPILLRPAQDAGDTYTIVAGGRRYRAAIEAFGPEGEVPVIIREMTDQEALEAAIDENDNRDDASETEQADAAVRVLAACQNDRAEAGRRLGWSRAKLDRRLALAGLSDAVKNALDQRRIKVGHAELLAAVPADKQDKALETILGAGLDIGKTRDLLMRITQDLSTACFDKTECTACPFNSASQRALFETHVDDGHCTNPTCFQLKTETVENARLEEQQHTAAAAQTDHHGADLEDDDEQDDGTDEARAPADRDDLSGGGAPSIVRAAIASNPASPGGSAKTTARTSGPSVTAKSIATRTTDLREATWRTALARGLAHNAAHAHTAILVAAMTGTLSQIKASTLTARAGLLINSAFPDLAFNAKIEAIRALSGPQAETVQSAIGAAYAMDVQSFGHVADLARACCVDLRHGWKVDRPFLERYTKDELKFIAQECGLVAHMGEKAFGKLLASKKTDLVTGMLNAARFDWAGRLPSAMTLDGKYGPPPIIAAPEAILPHTETRVSELAA, from the coding sequence TTGACCGCACCGCATCCCACCGGGGGCACCATGCTCTCGCTCGCCCGCATCGCCCCGGGCTACAATCCGCGCCGTTACTTCGACCAGCGGAAGCACGACGAACTCGTCGCCTCCTTCCGCCTTCGCGGCATGCTCCAGCCGATATTGCTGCGTCCGGCGCAGGACGCCGGTGACACCTACACCATCGTCGCCGGCGGGCGCCGCTATCGAGCCGCGATCGAAGCGTTTGGCCCTGAAGGTGAGGTGCCGGTCATCATCCGCGAGATGACCGACCAGGAGGCTCTTGAAGCCGCCATCGACGAAAACGACAACCGCGACGACGCATCCGAAACCGAACAGGCAGATGCCGCGGTTCGTGTCCTCGCGGCCTGTCAGAACGATCGCGCCGAAGCCGGTCGGCGTCTGGGCTGGTCGCGCGCCAAGCTCGATCGCCGCCTTGCGCTCGCCGGCCTTTCCGACGCCGTCAAGAACGCGCTCGATCAGCGCCGGATCAAGGTCGGTCACGCCGAGCTGCTGGCTGCCGTTCCCGCGGACAAGCAGGACAAGGCTCTCGAAACGATCCTCGGCGCTGGCCTCGACATCGGGAAAACGCGAGATCTGCTCATGCGGATCACGCAGGATCTCAGCACCGCCTGTTTCGACAAGACGGAATGCACCGCCTGCCCGTTCAACTCGGCATCGCAACGCGCCTTGTTCGAGACCCATGTCGACGATGGTCACTGCACCAACCCGACGTGCTTCCAGCTCAAGACCGAAACGGTCGAGAATGCCCGCCTCGAAGAGCAGCAGCACACCGCGGCCGCTGCTCAGACCGATCATCACGGTGCCGATCTTGAGGATGATGACGAGCAGGATGACGGCACGGATGAGGCCAGAGCGCCGGCTGATCGTGACGATCTGTCGGGGGGCGGAGCGCCGTCCATCGTCCGCGCCGCCATCGCGTCCAACCCGGCGTCTCCGGGCGGAAGCGCGAAGACGACCGCACGGACAAGCGGGCCATCGGTCACCGCAAAATCGATCGCGACCCGCACCACCGATCTTCGCGAGGCGACCTGGCGGACCGCGCTTGCCCGTGGCCTCGCGCATAACGCCGCGCACGCGCACACCGCGATCCTCGTCGCCGCGATGACCGGCACCCTCTCGCAGATCAAGGCGAGCACGCTGACGGCGCGCGCCGGGCTTTTGATCAACTCGGCTTTTCCCGACCTCGCTTTCAATGCCAAGATCGAGGCGATCCGCGCGCTTTCCGGTCCGCAGGCCGAAACGGTGCAGTCCGCGATCGGGGCGGCCTATGCGATGGACGTCCAATCCTTCGGGCATGTCGCGGACCTCGCCCGGGCATGCTGTGTCGACCTGCGCCACGGCTGGAAAGTCGATCGGCCCTTCCTCGAGCGCTACACCAAGGACGAGCTGAAATTCATCGCCCAGGAATGCGGTCTCGTCGCGCACATGGGGGAGAAAGCCTTCGGAAAGCTGCTCGCGTCCAAGAAGACCGACCTCGTGACCGGGATGCTCAATGCGGCCCGTTTCGATTGGGCCGGTCGCCTGCCGAGCGCGATGACGCTCGATGGAAAATACGGCCCGCCTCCGATCATCGCCGCTCCGGAAGCCATCCTTCCGCACACCGAAACGCGCGTCAGCGAACTTGCGGCCTGA
- a CDS encoding PRTRC system protein B produces MSDHASHFEGTTGGMVLTTAILLYQTETPRNSSHYGAPRPDALAFASIHQVEHSDDDGPTIAAGAPLSRAHLRQWTEALGRAAPPEILPDNVLVAHPDVLAWWTPEQVRPAFFNLSRPPAALRALSQRMIAPVPYPAHLFVATRRGLGVYALPENQRPTAGTRALHSPILNVYVDGSLCWGNIPRPKTLGVAAIPDFERALFDSWSTHPNAGQERTITGKGGLVGLWDDLAARRAIRFPTKRLKPFTRGRPQTSRKSGAAATEPVTVGKLIAESVRR; encoded by the coding sequence ATGTCTGACCACGCTTCTCACTTCGAAGGAACCACGGGCGGCATGGTGCTCACCACGGCCATCCTGCTTTACCAGACCGAGACGCCTCGAAATTCCAGTCATTATGGTGCCCCTCGGCCGGACGCGCTCGCATTCGCCAGCATCCATCAAGTCGAGCATAGCGACGATGACGGGCCGACGATCGCCGCAGGCGCGCCGCTGTCCCGCGCACACCTGCGCCAATGGACCGAGGCCCTCGGTCGAGCCGCACCGCCCGAGATTTTGCCAGACAATGTGCTCGTTGCGCACCCGGACGTACTCGCCTGGTGGACGCCGGAGCAGGTGCGCCCGGCATTTTTCAATCTGAGCAGGCCCCCTGCCGCCTTGCGAGCGCTCTCCCAAAGGATGATCGCGCCGGTCCCGTATCCAGCGCATCTGTTCGTCGCCACCCGACGCGGCCTCGGCGTCTATGCGCTTCCGGAGAACCAGCGACCGACCGCCGGCACCCGGGCGCTCCACTCGCCCATCCTCAATGTCTACGTCGATGGATCGCTTTGCTGGGGCAACATCCCGAGGCCGAAAACGCTGGGGGTCGCCGCTATCCCCGATTTCGAGCGTGCGCTGTTCGACTCCTGGTCGACGCACCCCAACGCGGGCCAAGAGCGTACAATTACGGGCAAGGGCGGCCTCGTCGGGCTCTGGGACGATCTTGCCGCGCGCCGGGCGATCCGCTTCCCGACGAAGCGCCTCAAGCCGTTTACCCGCGGGCGACCGCAAACGTCCCGGAAATCGGGTGCGGCGGCGACCGAACCGGTGACGGTCGGAAAGCTCATTGCGGAAAGCGTAAGGCGATGA